The Chitinophaga niabensis genomic interval CCTGCCCTAATGGACCTCCACCACTTGAAAATGCGGCATAGTAGCGATGATCGTAAACCTTGTTGAATCCTGTTAGGTATTCAGCACCAATGTAGGGCCTGATGCGCCATTTTTCTCTCCACTGAAAAGTATATTCTATACTGGCGGCAGCTCCATAAGCATCTGCTACTGGAAGTATGGCAGCTATCTTCAGGCTGTAAGGAGATTGTTCTCTACGTTCCTCCCTATGTGAGCGGGGTGTTTTTGGAGTTGGTGTATGTTGTACTCCGGAGTCCTTTACCGGCATGAATAATTGCCTGGTGACCAGCGGATGTATGGTCCCTGTACTGTTGCCTGTGTAGCGGAGGCGTGTTTGTTGTTGATCGGAATGGTTTTTTTCTGGCGGATCGGTATTCCAGTAAACAGCACCTGTAGTTGATCGGGGATTGATTTGTCTTTTGCTGGCAGAAGAAGAGGATGGTTTCGATGCCTGTTTGATTGGTAATTGACCTTTTTTGAAAAGGAAGGGAGAATGAGCAATTGACAAATGCTGTGCTTTTGCAAATGGGGGAACAGCATGATCAGTGCCTGGTAATGATGCAGGCAGCGCCCCTATGGAATCTTGCTCTCTTGCAAAGGGGAAAACGATATAAGTAGTTCCTGGTAATGATGTCTGCAACGCTCTTATGGAATCTTGTTCTTTTGCGAAGGGAAAAACGATATGATCAGTGCCTGGTAATGATGTAGGCAGCGCCCCTATGGAGTCTTGCTCTCTTGTAAAGGGGAAAACGGTATGAGCAGTGCCTGATGGATGTTTTTCTTCTATGAAAAAAGATCCTTTTTCATTTACGGAAATGGGAGTATGATGTTTTTTTTCAGTAACTGTCAAATACGCAAAAGATCCCACGAGTATTATGGCTTCAAGAAGGATCGTCCACCAGCCGGAACCGGATGAACGTGGCCGATCGGGCAAGGTTTCTCCCCCATCCAGCATATTGTTCAATTGCCCCCATGCCTGCTGCTTCACCTGATCCGAAGAAACTTCCGGGTCTTGTGCTGCAGCCTGCCGCAACCAGTCTTCAATATTTTGATTGCGTTTGCTCATTGAGTGAATTGAATGTTTAAAAGGTTTTTCAATATTCTTTTCCCCTCCGAAACATGCCATTTGGAAGTGCCCGTACTAATACCCAGCATTTCCGAAATTTCTTTGTGTGCATAGCCTTCGACAATAAACAAGTTGATCACAACCCTGGTAGCAGGCGGCAAATGCTGTAGTACCTGCAGCAGATCCTTATAGGCCATAGGGTCTTTTGTGTGTAGCTCCGGCAGGTTCTCCGCTATTTCAGCTTTACGGATATTCAATTCTGATTCATGCTCCCTGTAATAGTCTGCAATAGCATGTGTAATGATCCTGCGCAACCATCCTTCAAAACTTCCGCTGCCTTTATATTGGTCAATTTTTTTAAAGGCACGCAGGAATCCATTGTTTAAAATACTGATAGCCGCATCCTGATCGCTAAAAGAGCGACGGATAACAGCTAACATCTGATCAAAGAAAAGCGCATATAGTTTTTCCTGGCACAGGCGGTCTCCCCTTTTACAACCTTCAATAAGCGTTGTAAGGGCCATGGGTTGATCTGCCTGATCATCCGGTTTAAAGCTATTTCTTCTTCTCTGATCCAAAAGTCTTAATGTATACAGACGCCTGGCAGAAGGAGAAAGGTTGGGTAAAGACAAAAAAAGTTTACTTTCTTGTTACAAGATAATTATAGTCGTTCAGCAGGGTTTCCAGGAAAGTGGCGGGTTCCATATCTGTTTCGATATGCAGCACCTGTTTGATCTTTTCAGACATACGGGTTGCCACGGCCCAGTCGTTATTGCGCATGGAAGTATCCAGTACACTTTTGATCTTGCTCAGGTCTTTATCAGACAGGCGCAGGATCTGGGAGAACCGGGGTACATAATCCACCTGGTCAATTTCCCGGAAAATGGTATCCTGTATGGTATGGCGCTGGCGGTTACGTACAATGATGGTGCCTGCGGCAATATCTCCCAGCCGCTGATTGTATGCTGAACGGAAAACAATGATTACAGGGATAATGGCAATGGCCAGGGAAATAAGGATGGTGAATGCAGAAGATTCTTCCACCATAGTGAGGATGAT includes:
- a CDS encoding autotransporter outer membrane beta-barrel domain-containing protein; the protein is MSKRNQNIEDWLRQAAAQDPEVSSDQVKQQAWGQLNNMLDGGETLPDRPRSSGSGWWTILLEAIILVGSFAYLTVTEKKHHTPISVNEKGSFFIEEKHPSGTAHTVFPFTREQDSIGALPTSLPGTDHIVFPFAKEQDSIRALQTSLPGTTYIVFPFAREQDSIGALPASLPGTDHAVPPFAKAQHLSIAHSPFLFKKGQLPIKQASKPSSSSASKRQINPRSTTGAVYWNTDPPEKNHSDQQQTRLRYTGNSTGTIHPLVTRQLFMPVKDSGVQHTPTPKTPRSHREERREQSPYSLKIAAILPVADAYGAAASIEYTFQWREKWRIRPYIGAEYLTGFNKVYDHRYYAAFSSGGGPLGQGMPGKTDSVLTHFTLNGIAYGKAGVQAAYVFSRWEIATGIEYRYTLYASGKDTAFIVNRQNIVNPVDLQYVPFNKKQITGTGNVRLQLGLDYTINRRLQIGAIYYMQLNRQRLDSAYRRPHPKLPDQTSFQIHLRYQFMRRPHR
- a CDS encoding RNA polymerase sigma factor, encoding MDQRRRNSFKPDDQADQPMALTTLIEGCKRGDRLCQEKLYALFFDQMLAVIRRSFSDQDAAISILNNGFLRAFKKIDQYKGSGSFEGWLRRIITHAIADYYREHESELNIRKAEIAENLPELHTKDPMAYKDLLQVLQHLPPATRVVINLFIVEGYAHKEISEMLGISTGTSKWHVSEGKRILKNLLNIQFTQ
- a CDS encoding RDD family protein translates to MPIIKIPTAFNIDLEFEGADLGRRSVAYLIDLLIRIAYMVLVGMLISRNVSNSNTADVLMFLFMIIPVSLYYLISEILMKGQSLGKRAMDIKVVSLIGNTPSLSQILLRWMFRLVESPIFTLTIILTMVEESSAFTILISLAIAIIPVIIVFRSAYNQRLGDIAAGTIIVRNRQRHTIQDTIFREIDQVDYVPRFSQILRLSDKDLSKIKSVLDTSMRNNDWAVATRMSEKIKQVLHIETDMEPATFLETLLNDYNYLVTRK